CTTTGAGCCGGGTGTAGTAGTCAACCATCAACTCGCGTGTGGCCTGGTCTGAGACTGACCAGAGACTTATCATTTGGGATTCACTGCCGGCCAGGACCAGGGCACGTCGTAACCCATAGACCCCGTCGCCGTTTTTGACGTCGCCAAGTCCGGTATTACAGGCAGAGAGTGTAACGAGTTTGGTACCCCAGAGATTGAGTTGGGCGGCTTCGAGGGCGGTCATTATTCCGTCGTTGTCTTCTGAACCTCCATGATTGGCGCCGGCAAAAAACAACATGGAACGAAGCAGGGGATTGGCTTCCCGTTCCTTATCAAAATGAATGGGTGAATTTTCCATATCTCGTGCATGAACCGGGATATTTTTTTCGCTGGTTTGGGGAGCGTCTTCCAGAAAACAACCGTGGGTGGCGATATGGACCAATGCTGGTCGGTTGACCTGTTTGAGTTCTTTTTCCGTAGCTTCGGTTTTTGTTTTCAACCGGGCATCGGGAAAGATGGCTTTGAGTTGTTCGCCTTCAAGTCGGGTGCCGATCAGGCGTGCCAATCGACCCAGAGACCGACCCATCATCTGCGGCCCGACTCCCTCCAGGTATTCCGGGTCGGCCAGAACCAGCGGAGGCTCCAGGCTGTCAATTTTGACTGCCAGCCGCAGCAAATCGCGCCCGCTGGTCAAATACGTCAGGGTATAGGTTTCCACCAGGAAGTTGCCCTGTTCATCCATCAGGGCGGCAAACGGAAACAAATTCAAAACGCCGTCCGGCGAAATCAACAGGTGTCTGTTTTTTCCTGCCAGTGCCCTCACCGGCTTCATGACGAGCTTGTACAAAACCTGAGCGGCGGGAGTAATGTCTTTGGCCAGGTCGGCTTTCGGTTTGCCGACCACCTGGCGAAAGACTGCCACCGCCTGCTCAATCGGACCAGCCTCGCCGAGATCCGCCCATTTGATTTCACCTGACTGGTTCAAGGTGTAGACGGCCAGGCGAGGGGTTCCAAATTGATCTATTTTGGGTTCATAGGGCTGGTAGGACACAAATTCAACCAGCACTCCGTCGGCAGGAATCTGCTTTTGAATATTTTCCACCGTAATTGGCGTGAATTGGGTTTTAAGCTCCAGGCTTTTGGCGCTGATATCAGCTTCCAGTTTGTCGCTTTGGGTTTCCAATGCTTTCAACGAAGCCACATACTCTTCCGGGGTTTGCTTTTCAGGTCCACGCAAGGCCAGCGCCGAGATCTGCCCGGCCAGACTGGCATACTCATCCATCAGTTTTTGGATTTCCGGGATTTGTTGACTCCGCAGGGTTTCGAGGGCTGAGATCATGGCATCGAGCCCGCGACCCTTCCGACGCAACACCACCGCCAGGGCCGCTCGTTGAGCTTCAACGGATTGGGGAGCGGATTGAAGGTGTAAGGAAAGCGTTTGATCGGTGTACCTGCTCGTTTGATTGAGATATAGGGCTTTCTGTTGTTCCGAACCCGTGGCGAGATTGCGGAGCAGATCACGCTCGCTTGTCTCGTTGGCTCGCGCCTGAAATTGGATTGCCTGTGAAATATCGCCCCTGGCTCGATATAATTGAGCCAGGTTGTTGAGCAAAAGCGCGACGTGCGGGTGGTCAGAGCCCATGGCTTTCTCCAGTATGGACAGTGCCCGTTGGAAAAATAGTTCGGCTTTTGGCTGGTCGCCTTTGGATCGGTACAGTTCAGCCAGGTTGTTGAGGCTGATCGCAACACCTGGGTGGTCAGGACCCACTGCCTTCTCCCAGATGGCCAGCTCCCGCTGGAAGAAGGCTTCGGCTTTTTGGTAGTCATTCATATCAAGGTAGACCGAGGCCAGACCGTCGAGGGTGACGGCGACATCCAAATGGTCAGGGCCCAGTGTCTTCTCCCGAATGACCAACGCGCGCTGAAAGAGTGATTCGGCTTTTTGATAGCCATCTTTTATTCTGTAAAGCTCGCCCAGATTGTTCAAGCTCAAGGCAACATCCGGATGGTCCGGGCCCAGCGTTTTTTCGCGGATGGCCAGCGCCCGCTGATTGAGTTGTTCGGCTTTTTGATAGTCGCCTTTGTACCGGTAGAGCATGGCCAGACCGGTGAGACCTAAGGCAACACCCGGATGGTCAGGGCCCTGCGTTTTCTCGCGCATCGCCAGCCCCCGTTGGAAAAGTGGTTCGGCTTTTTGATAGTCGCCTTTGACCAGGTAAAGTGCCGCCAGATTGGTGAGGGTTTCGGCAAGATCCCAGTGGTCAGGGCCCAGCGTTTTCTCACGAATGGCCAGCACCCGCTGGAAGCAGGTTTCGGCTTTTTGGTAGTCACCCCTCCTTTGGTAGAGCAAGGCCAGGCTCGTAAGATTCATGGTGGTATACGGGTGGTTAGGGCCCAGCGCCTTTTCCCAGATGGCCTGAACCCGCTGGTAGAGGGGTTCAAGGCGGTCGTAGTCATTTTGGGCCCGGTAGAGTTCAGCCAGACCGAAGAGCGTGGCACCCACATCCTGATGGTTAGGGCCCAGTGCCTTCTCCCGAATAGCCAGCACCTGCTGAAAGAGTCGTTCGCCTTTTTGATAGTCGCCTTTTTCCAGGCAGATCATAGCCAGATTGTTGAGGGTTTGGGCGACATCCGGGTGGTCGGGACCCAGCGCCTTCTCCCGAATGGTCAGCGCCCGTTGAAAGAGTGGTTCAGCGTTTTGGTTGTCACCTTTTCCGGCGTAGCATCTCGCCAGGTAATGAAGACTCGTGGCCAGGACCGGATGTTCCGGTCCAAAGACCTGTTCGCTTTTTTCCACCGCCTCTCGGGCGATGAGCAGGCTTTGGTCGAGTTTTCCGATTTGATAAAGTTCCCTGGCCTTGGCGATGAGTTTTTCAATCTCAACCTCAGCCTGATCCTGCTCAGTGGCTGATCTGATTGCTTTCAGGCTGAGTTCATATTTACCGGACGGTGCCGTATTGTCGAGCGATTCGATCTCCAGTAGATAGTTACCTTCGTTCTCGATAATGGAGGACAACAACTCTTCACCCTGATTGCCCCAATACGGGGTATTCACCTCCTTACCCACCTTTCCATCGGGGCCCACCAATCGGGCGACCACATCAATCCCTTTCTGAGTGATCACGAGTTTCAGAAAATCGTTGGCTTTAAGCAAGATAGGGTAGGTGTGTTTTTCGCCACCTTTGAGTTCGCGCCCAACTGGTTTTCCAGGTTCCAGGTTTTCTGAAAGCTGAGCTGTCTGCGCCACACTTACACCGATGAAAAAGGGACCTGGCACCAGTGCCAGCGCCAAAAAACAGCTTAAACCCAGTCTTTTGTAAAACATATGAGAATATATCATTGTGACCTCCGGTGGCAGTTGGGAAAAGCAAGAACGGACGAAAAGGACTGAAAAGACAAAAACGGACAAAACTTCGAAAACCCTGAACCCTGAACCCTGAACCCTGAACCCTGAACCCTGAACCCTGAACCCTGAACCCTGAACCCTGAACCCTGAACCCTGAACCCTGAATTATTTTTTCCGAAGTTCCCCAAGCGTTTGCTTGAGTGCCTCCAGTTTTTGACCAGCTTCGCCAAACTTACCTGCCGCCATGAGTTTTTGGTAATCCTCCAGATGTTTCGAAGCCTGTTCGATGAGTTCTTCGCGGGATTTGGAAGGTGGTTCGCCAGTGGCTTCGGTCGTGGTTGGTGCTGGTACCCCCGGGCCGGTGTCAATTGAGGTCCCCAAACTTTTCGCGAGGCTGTTGAGTGCTTCGTCAAAGTTGGTGCCATAGCCAAGGTGCTCTTGCGATGCCAGTACCACCACCCTCAATTCCGGCATTGGACTGTTTGCGGCTTGCAAATAGATCGGTTCGGCATACAACAGGGACTTTCCAATTGGAACCACCACCATTTGGCCACGAATGACGCTTGACCCCTGTTGATTCCAGAGGGTGAGTTGACCTGAGAGAAAGGCGTTTTGGTCAATGCGGGCTTCGATTTGTTGCGGACCATCAACCAGTTTGGTTTTCGGAAAGCGGTAGACCAGCATTTTCCCGTAATGTTCCCGGTCCGAACGACCAGCAATCCAGGCAATCAGGTTGTTTCGATTGGAAGGCGTAAAGGGCAGCATGCTGATGAACTCCAAATCTGACTCACCAGGCAATTGCATCAGCGCAAAGTGGGGTTCCATCGGAAGCGCCGCCTGTTTTCCGTCTTTTCCTGGCCGGAGTTCAGTCGCCACATTCCACAGGTCTTCCCGGTTGTAAAATACCTGCGGATTATCCATATGATAGAGGCTATAGGCAGCAGCCTGGACTTCCATCATTCGTTCCGGAAATCGAATATGAAGTTTCAGGTATTCCGGCATGGCTTCCAGGGGTTGATAGAGTGCCGGGAACGCCCGACTGTACGCCTGGATAATCGGGTCTTGAGGTTCGGCAATAAAGAACGAGGTTGATCCTTCATAGGCATCAATCACCACTTTGATGCTATTGCGAACATAGTTGACCGGTGTCGCATCGCCATTGAAGGCAAAATGACGGGCATAGGGGTAGTTGGCGGAAGTCGTGTAGGCGTCAATCATCCAGTACAGCTTGCCGTCCTCGCTAATCACCAGATAGGGGTCTTCGTCAAATGAAAGATAGGGCGCCAGATAGTAGGCTCGTTCCCGGATGTTTCGCCGAATCAAAACCAGACTGTCCGCCGTGATGTCTTCTGAGAAGGGAAGCCGGGTAATATCGCCTAACTGAAGCGATAGACAGAATCGCCGCAACCCCGAGCCAATCCGAATTCCTCCCTGGCCTTCATAGACCGTGGCTTCATTGGTTTCACCCTGTGGATAATTAAATTCCTTCTGTTTGGTTTTGACATAGACGGTGCTGTTGGTCAGTTCGCCATAGTAGATCTCAGGACGCGTGACTTTCAGTTCCGGCGCTTTGCTCTCCACCGGCATGTTGGCCAGGACCAGATTGGGCATACCTTCAGGCGTAAACTGGGTGACCGGATTCATCGTCACCCCGTACCCGTGGGTATAAATCAGTTTTTCATTGATCCAGTTCCGACTGCTGACCGGCAGCTTGTTGATGTCAAGTTCACGCGCTGCCAGCAGGACATGGCGAAGTTGCCCGTTGACCACATAGCGGTCAATGTCAATATCAGGAAAGTCATAGTAGGTTCGAATTTCCTGAATTTGCTTGAGTGTTGCCTGTAATGCCCGCCAA
The DNA window shown above is from Acidobacteriota bacterium and carries:
- a CDS encoding tetratricopeptide repeat protein; the encoded protein is MFYKRLGLSCFLALALVPGPFFIGVSVAQTAQLSENLEPGKPVGRELKGGEKHTYPILLKANDFLKLVITQKGIDVVARLVGPDGKVGKEVNTPYWGNQGEELLSSIIENEGNYLLEIESLDNTAPSGKYELSLKAIRSATEQDQAEVEIEKLIAKARELYQIGKLDQSLLIAREAVEKSEQVFGPEHPVLATSLHYLARCYAGKGDNQNAEPLFQRALTIREKALGPDHPDVAQTLNNLAMICLEKGDYQKGERLFQQVLAIREKALGPNHQDVGATLFGLAELYRAQNDYDRLEPLYQRVQAIWEKALGPNHPYTTMNLTSLALLYQRRGDYQKAETCFQRVLAIREKTLGPDHWDLAETLTNLAALYLVKGDYQKAEPLFQRGLAMREKTQGPDHPGVALGLTGLAMLYRYKGDYQKAEQLNQRALAIREKTLGPDHPDVALSLNNLGELYRIKDGYQKAESLFQRALVIREKTLGPDHLDVAVTLDGLASVYLDMNDYQKAEAFFQRELAIWEKAVGPDHPGVAISLNNLAELYRSKGDQPKAELFFQRALSILEKAMGSDHPHVALLLNNLAQLYRARGDISQAIQFQARANETSERDLLRNLATGSEQQKALYLNQTSRYTDQTLSLHLQSAPQSVEAQRAALAVVLRRKGRGLDAMISALETLRSQQIPEIQKLMDEYASLAGQISALALRGPEKQTPEEYVASLKALETQSDKLEADISAKSLELKTQFTPITVENIQKQIPADGVLVEFVSYQPYEPKIDQFGTPRLAVYTLNQSGEIKWADLGEAGPIEQAVAVFRQVVGKPKADLAKDITPAAQVLYKLVMKPVRALAGKNRHLLISPDGVLNLFPFAALMDEQGNFLVETYTLTYLTSGRDLLRLAVKIDSLEPPLVLADPEYLEGVGPQMMGRSLGRLARLIGTRLEGEQLKAIFPDARLKTKTEATEKELKQVNRPALVHIATHGCFLEDAPQTSEKNIPVHARDMENSPIHFDKEREANPLLRSMLFFAGANHGGSEDNDGIMTALEAAQLNLWGTKLVTLSACNTGLGDVKNGDGVYGLRRALVLAGSESQMISLWSVSDQATRELMVDYYTRLK
- a CDS encoding UPF0182 family protein, whose amino-acid sequence is MKDVEIIEPTEPGRKPPRIPSPSTPESQGESQARRFVILGLILLIVFFVGQRMLALYLDYLWFDSLRYATVFTATLKLKVGLFIGFALATLVLIRTPFWLLERASHLDRIQTAFEINGRPVAFSPRFPLRTTAWLVAGVMSIYFGSHMASDWSHYALFFHQSATIGTDPIFGRPIGYYLFTLPLQVQWADWLWTISGVVFIGTCLVASLVASQTSPIPPAVLRGVSVSFGVFLAAWAWVVYLSRFTLLLADHTVLSGVTYTDAHIRIPGLLAITISLGIGTLLAFLNALSRGKFRLLVLGAGLPLVVFVIAQLVIPSYVTNFIVRPNELAKETPFITHNIQATRAALKLDAIEEQTYEVEFSPEALSFQKENLTLKNIQLWDWRALQATLKQIQEIRTYYDFPDIDIDRYVVNGQLRHVLLAARELDINKLPVSSRNWINEKLIYTHGYGVTMNPVTQFTPEGMPNLVLANMPVESKAPELKVTRPEIYYGELTNSTVYVKTKQKEFNYPQGETNEATVYEGQGGIRIGSGLRRFCLSLQLGDITRLPFSEDITADSLVLIRRNIRERAYYLAPYLSFDEDPYLVISEDGKLYWMIDAYTTSANYPYARHFAFNGDATPVNYVRNSIKVVIDAYEGSTSFFIAEPQDPIIQAYSRAFPALYQPLEAMPEYLKLHIRFPERMMEVQAAAYSLYHMDNPQVFYNREDLWNVATELRPGKDGKQAALPMEPHFALMQLPGESDLEFISMLPFTPSNRNNLIAWIAGRSDREHYGKMLVYRFPKTKLVDGPQQIEARIDQNAFLSGQLTLWNQQGSSVIRGQMVVVPIGKSLLYAEPIYLQAANSPMPELRVVVLASQEHLGYGTNFDEALNSLAKSLGTSIDTGPGVPAPTTTEATGEPPSKSREELIEQASKHLEDYQKLMAAGKFGEAGQKLEALKQTLGELRKK